ttgtttctttactCCTTAAACCACTAACATACAgagtaatcagagagaaagaggggagacgaCGACACAACGACGAACATGACACTGACGGTGACGTTAGTGAACGCGTCATGTCCGTGTCATCCACCCATCCTTCCTGTCTCTGCACCAACTTGTCTGTGTGGTGGTATTATATTGCTGACGCTGTACCCCTTCTTCCCCCAAACGCAGGATTGGGGCCATCGTGGGGGGAGTGCTGGGCGGCATCGCCCTCATCTCCCTCATCATCGTTGCCATCTGCTGCTTCATCAAGAAACAGAGCCATCAGGGGCAGGTAGTTGGGCAGGCTCCAGTCACTCACCCTCCCTACACCACCAACGTGGCTTACTCGGGTGGGTGGATCCCCGGGGTGGGGGAAACATGGGGGCGGGAAAATGTGGTGGGTAAAACTCTGGATGATGGTATTGgattgtgtgtggagggagggcccAGGGAGGTGGTGCGTGTCGGGAGGGAAGgcgtctgtgtgagcgtgtgtgtgtgtgtgtgtgtgtgtgtgtgtgtgtgtgtcagtgtgtgtgtgtgtcagtgtgtgtgtgtgtgtgtgtgtgtgtgtcagtgtgtgtgtgtgtgtgtgtgtgtgtgtgcgcgcgcgcgcgcaaaagtgcgtgcgcgtgtttgtgtgacacagggaaagataagacagacagcagatatCCGGCTCagagtgtgtttgcgcgcgcgtgttttccGTCCATCTCTGAAAATGTCTTAGCCTTTcatcatgactctctctctctctctctctctctctctctctctctctgtgtgtgtgtgtgtgtgtgtgtgtgtgtgtgtgtgtgtgtctccccactTTCTGTCAACAAGTTCTGCACGAAGTCTAACGACACACGAATCAgctatttgtttttcctggccTTTGACATGTtagctgggtggttggttggttggttggttggttggtaagttAGCCTTTGGGGAGAGCTGTTTGTCCGATACCCCGGAGACTGTTTCCACTCAGCATGATATCACTATATATACCGACTGACAGTTTCGTTCATTCTTCGCATCGCCAGTGATCATCAGTGGCCTACGTGTCAAAACAAtgactgcctgactgactgactgactgattccaGGTACCAGCGCTCAGTACCCCATGTACCCGCAGTACCCGGCGGGAGCTGTGCCACCACCCAACTACCCATACCACCACCcaactcctgctgctgctgctgctgtgacccCTGAAACCAAAGGACTGTGAGCTATCGGGGATCCCCACCttcacagcttttttttctttttctttgtaacTGTTATAATTTAGCTGCCTATATTCGCCGATGTAAGTACGAGtggtccccccaccaccctcatctctgtctctgtctctgtctctctgtctctctccctccctccctccctctctctctctctctctctttctcgaactGCCCCCACTCCCATTGGAGTATGTATGGCATGCTCATATATGACATTTATCTGCTTGTGAAAGGCATATTACAGCATATCTATGGACAATGTATTATTTATATATTGCATATATACACAACAATATGTGGGATATAATTATTTCAGCATCCAAGATTCTCTTCATTGTTCTCTCCGTACACACTCTTGTGCTTTGTAAAAGGGATTTGGCAGAGACATCTGAAGATATTGGGCAGAGACATCCGAAGATAaactattttgattttttttcaagaagTGTCAGTATGCTCTGCCGACTGTGCTGTGTTCTTTATGGCTATAGCCCTGTCTGTTTTTTATAGTCATTTAATTCTCTGCTAaatcaaaaaaacccaaagttgtcaacaacaaaaagatcgaTTTAAAACCATCTTGAAATGAAGTATTATTTAAGACTGAAGGACGTATCCGTTCCCTTGTAATCTTTACAAGCGACTAAAGCTAcgatgttttatttttctttcttctttttttttctccaaatataTGGACATTTGATCCAAGGTGTGATCCCGCCGAGatactattcttttttctttcttttttttccttacttttttcttgctgttgttgatgttgttttattctgttttcatgTATTTGCTGTTAAAATTGCCTCCATTATATGCAAGATGCAGACTGAATGGACTTTTGTATCAGTGGTAAACTTTTTCCTCTCtctaaaacattaaaataaaataaaattaaaaaaacagctACAGaaagttgattgtgtgtgtgtgtgtgtgtgtgtgtgtgtgtgtgttgtgtgtgtgtcactctgtgtgtgtatgtcactgtgtgtttgtgtgagtgttgttcttttttctttttcttttggggggggggggggggggtgttgagggggggtgAGGTCTTTTATAGGTCAATGCGTTTATTGCTTGTTTGGGGATTTTTGTTTATTCAGAGCTACTCTGAACCATATTCGTACtaattactctttttttctgcattgtGGTGATGTTTGCAGTGTTTTGATTTCACTTTGTTCCAGTACTAGTGTAATGCTTCAAGCCGAGGATTCAACATTAACATGGCTGTGTCCCTGCAAATAGCAGAATGAAATCCGTTAATCGGCAATTAAGATCTAGAGCATTTTAAgcgtgcgcacgcatacacacacgctcgtatcgcacatgcacaaacacacacacacacacacacacacacacacacatacacacacaggcaacgcggcacgcacgcgcgcgcgcgcgcacacacacacacacacacacacacacacacacacacacacacacatacacacacacgtcgtcatcatcatcatcacgtttcAGTAACTTCGGCATAGTTTACACTTATCAATCACTGATGTTTTGAAGCAGAATAAATCATAATAAAAACTATGTGCTTTGTTGTCTGAGTGTGAGAGTCCTctgccccacacccccttccccgccccccacctctctctctctctttctctcgctctctctctcttcctctttctctctctctctctggtttgacACTAAGTAAAGGTAAcataaacgtctctctctctctcatcatactATGTTTTTAACATGATCATTCAAGGTGTTTTACGGACACACTGAAAATGACATAAACAACGCTGAACGGAGAACTAGAAATGAAATATCTGGAGgtaccaggaggaggaggaggaggaggaggaattttgtttaatgtcccgtcacacaatcTGGAAAGTGGAAAGCGGGTAATTCATGAAGAGGGATGCGTGTAACAAATAAGACACTGGGAAATACAAGTACTGATATGAATTCAtatatggaaaagaaaagaaagaaagatatagtgTTCTATGAAAGCATTATATCTCTAATTTTGAACGATCGATATGAAAACATAATGAAATTTCTAACCGTATTTTGATTTCTTGATGACATTAGCGAAAAACAGTCATtctggtgattgcagacattcTTTTTTAGAGATTTCTTTTCACACTTGAGTGCTATCGActtggagaggaggggtggggtgagtggagggAAACCCGGTGGAGTGAAGGTACAATCTGTTCTCTGCAAACAATGTTTTTAAAGTAGAAGCATGTAcactaaatcaatcaatcaatcaatctgtgtgtgtgtgtgtgtgtgtgtgtgtgtgtgtgtgtgtgtgtgtgtgtgtgtgtgtgtgtgtgtgtgtgtgctttcacacaGATTACGGGCAATACAAACGGGTGGCTCAGGGGAAGAAATGGTCAAGGGTCAGAGAGCGCTTGAAGACAAAACGAAAAGCAATTAAGCTGTAAGCGTTCTGGCGGAAACCTTTGTTTCTgaatagaagaaaaaatggtAACGTGTTCTGGTCTCCCATACAAATCAGGCATAAAAGCGAAAAAACTATAAACATTTCTTCTTAATTTAAAATAATTCGTCGAAAATGATGTTCCAGGGGAGTTTCTAAAAGTATCCGAAAAACATAGTTGCTCCATTTTTAGACGAAGCTAATCAAAATTCTTCGTAGCAATGATGCTTCCAATCATATTGGACTTGCTTTGTCATAAttccacttttgaaaaaaaaaaatcattctcagtggttcctttgtttcttttctttctttcttttttaaattctattaatCGTTTAATGTTTCGATGAATATGTTGTGAATTGTGAAAACAGATTCATTTAAATCTCGAATAATTTCGGGGTGATTCAGTCAGTCTTCACGCACGGATAGTCGAACGCACCACTCATCGCAAAATCGCCAACAACCCACATTCCAACTGTCAGACGATCAGTCTGTTCACCGTATGTGGTGGTCTTCgtagaaataacacacacaacacaggtcatACTTCACTTGTGAGTTCACCCGTAGCAGACGGGCTTGCCAACTGCATTTCCAAGCGGACCAGCtgagacacacacgaacactgaaAGTATGTACGAGCAGAAGCGGACAGAAAAGATACATACAAAacagacgaggaggaagaggaggaggtttcTCACTCAGTCTCATCATTCTGATTGACTCACTCCGAATTCACTGTGCACAGTTCCCAAAAACGACCCAATCACGTATACaatttctatctgtgtctctattGTCTGTGGCCTGACTCAAACATGCATACGATGTCTATATATTTCTGCTCTGTCTAGGGCCCGACCCAAACATCTATTCAATGtctatttttgtgtctgtgtgtctattatCGGGACCATAACACCTACACCACAATGCTTATGTGTGCGCTGTGTATGGCCTGCCgaaaagctcacacacacacacacacacacacacacacacacacacacacacactgacgtcatcgaaagagaaacagacacaaagatagaaaGCGCACAGAAAGCAAACACTTATCAGGCAGACAAAAGGAAGTACGAGATACAACACAGAaggaaaaacagacaaaagagatCGACAAAATTAATGAGCGGACGGATGTGTTGCTTACGTTTGGGAAAACTACACTTatgcacatgtaaacacacacacacacacacacacacacacacacacacaacacacacacacacacacacacacacacacacacacgtagaacataaacagagacaaacGCGTAGAGACAATGATCACTTTGACAGAAAGAATGGCGGACCTATGATAATAGAAAGGCAGACAATAGGCTATATAGGCAGATAAGAGgctagacagaccgacagacaaataaACTGACAGACAGCACAGTGATGGGCGGATAGAagttcagacaaacacacagacggacaaagaaTGACGTAGAGAACGATAAGCAAAACGACACATAGACATGCAAACGGACAAACAAGACATATGACATCAGCTGCCAAACACCGAAACATACTTGTACCTATATCATGTATAAGttaaacaaagagacacacactcgtgcacacacgtTCTATACGACAATGCGCTCTGCGTGCCGCGAAAGAGTTATGCCTTGCCAAccgttcaactttttttcttttctttttttttaaacttgggtCTCCACTGCACGCAATCAACAAAGCTCATACTGTGCATTATTCAACCCGTCTTCAGTCTTccacctgtcccccacccctccatccccctctccccaccctcactaccaccaccaccacgcctcacccccactcccctcacccgccCAAATGCACCAACGCAGGTCCAGTCATTGATCAAAAAATAGAATCGATCGAGCGTCAAACAAATCGATTGTCGCCACGCAACTAGTTGCCTGTGCCAAGTAAACTACCCTGTTGTGTGATATGCTGGCAAACCGACCAGGAAGATATCAATGTGgtatggtggtgttgtttttgtttgtttggttggttgggttttgtgtttttttttaagaaaacacaACCCAAGAGTTTCCCCATGTCTGGCTATGctttgaatgaacgaatgaagttCCCCCCTGTACTCTTTTTCTATCTGCATGTAAAAGGCTATCAAGGATAATTCAAGTCACGTTCAACACTATACTGTCTGTTTGGGTTCGATTCTTTATAACGTGATAAGGAGCGAAAATTAAACagtcaagcccccccccccccccctctctctctctctctctctctctctggagcgaAAACAAAACAGTCgaaagccctctctctctctctctctctctctctctctctctatctatctccctgtgtgtgtgtgtgtgtgtgtgtgtgtgtgtgtgtgtgtgtgtgtgtggagcgaaaACAAAACAGTCGAAAgccagtatctgtgtgtgtgtgtgtgtgtgtgtagtagtagtagtagtagtagtagtagtagtagtagcagtgtgtgtgtgtgtgtgtgtgtgtgtgtgtgtgtgtgtgtgtgtggagcgaaaACAGAACAATCGACagccagtatctctctctctctctctctctctctctctctctctctctctctcactctctccaaaaGGGATGTGTTGCATTGATTCGCGGTCAGCTTTAAATACGATTCCTTATCAAACAATATCAATGAACTGCATGTTATGTTGTAttggtaatctctctctctctctctctctctctctctctctctctctctttcgttcgctcgtccgctctctctctatcgatctatctatcgatctaacccccccacccccccctctctctctctctctctcctttactctaactcctctctgtctcccccttctctctatagccccgccccctcccgcccactGACCCATTCGTCAACACTATGTGTGCCCTCACTCCTTCCTGCACGAGACCTCCACGCCGAAGAAGTGTTCTGGGAAAAAGCTATTTTTGTCCACGGTTTCtgagaacgctctctctctctctctctctctctctctctcttaattaaaaaaaaaaagcatagccAGAAACATAAGCCAACTttaacttgtgtgtgtctgtgtgtatgtgtgcatgccactGCGCTTGAAGGTGTGTGGGTATGctcgcgcgcatgtatgtatttgtgtctgtgtgagtgagtgcgtatatatgtgtgctcGTGCGCCTGTGTAGGagacgtgtttgcgtgtgtatgtacgtgtctgcattttgtgtctgtgtcaccatGCACATTCCATtgcatgtgcgcgtgcttgcttgcgtaTGTCCTTGATTGTGTGCTCGTGTTTGTCATCTGATTTGATATGGGTAAGTCTTAAaaaagcgcctgtcctcggtcggagaccaagctctaagcgcttcggGGTCACTTGCACAAGGCTGCcgacctgggaagagccgactgacggctaccattgggcgctcatcaatcgTTCCTTGTGTTATTAAAATcggatttcaggtacgcacacacacactcagacagacattaatattttacgtgtttgaccgtttcgCTTTTCaaccggccatgtaggcagctatactccgtttccggaggtgtgcatgctgggtatgttcttgtttccataactcaccgaacgctgacatggattacaggatctttaacgtgcgtatttgatcttatgcgtgcgtatacacacgagggggttttatgattatagtaataataagaagaatgataataatgataacgataaacaataacgatgatataataataataataataataataataataatgataaattgcaggcttatatagcgcagtacccccatctcagatggggctcaccgcgctttacaataaaatatacaaattaagACTAAATGACGCAAAGTattacaaagtcaacacagtctcacatgacactggctaaaatatacatacaaattttatgactaagtgacataaatattacgtaaatcaacacaggcaccatcacagtctcaaatcacacaagTCCATATCACAGCAAAACCAAGCACAACACATTCACCAtagtcaaaaataaacacaaggagccaggcatcacaaaataaacacatcaaaatcatcacaaacgtatacaaatcaacacaaagagcacattcCGCAATAGTATCACAGCAaccatatgcagatggaaaaagtacagtttgaaaagacatGTTTGGAGGTTTGGACACTAGCAGGCCTGCgtatattttgacctgggagatcgggaaaaatctcctcACTTTACCCAAAAGGCGCTGtttccaagattcgaacccgggaccctcagactgaaagtccaacgctttgacctactcagctattgcgcccgtgcatgattgtgtgtatgtgtttatgtgtcagtgcgtctgtgtgtgtgtgtgtgtgtgtgtgtgtgtgtgtgtgtgtgtgtgtgttgtggtgtgtgtgtgtgtgtgtgtgtgtgtgtgtgtgtgtgtgtgtgcgtgtgtgaacttgTGCATACTGTCAGATCACATGCGCCTGCACGGGAATATATAAATAATCTAGTATAATTACAGCAAGGCCCTGTTTGGTGAAGTGATAccacgtttgtgtgtatgtgtgtgtgtgcgtgtgtgcgtgcgtacgtatgtgtgtgtgtgtgtgtgtgtgtgtgtgtgtgtgcgtgcgtgtgtgcgtgtgtgtgtgtgtgcggtttattCAGTCCCTTGCGTCTGTGCCACAGTCCGACGTAACGTCAACCAACTTGTGTGTGACAATAAAGAAATGGGGACATAACCGTGGATCGATAATAGCACATGAATCCGAACTCCACAGCCAGCAGCTCTCGTGAGCCAATCAGGAAGGGTGTCGCGGTGTGCGTTACCTGTCCCGTCTCGTTCCAACCATACAGCGATAAAGCTATCTTCTTGTTTTAAACCCGGACCCGATTCAGAGGACACTTTGCGCGCAAAGTTCGACAGTATACCTTTATCGCTTCTACCCCTTTGTGTCATCAACATGGCGAAGAACAGGGTTGTTGGGACAGTCGCCTTCGTGGTCTTACTTTGTGTGCTGTTCACAGgtaacgtggtggtggtggtggtggtggttttttggtgAATTAATTGTCACGTTTCTTTCTGCTACGGTggttttagcgtgtgtgtgtgtgtgtgtgtgtgtgtgtgtgtctgtgtctgtgtgtgtctgtgtgtctgtgtctgtgtctgtgtgtgtgttattttgaaaCATTTGACTGCTTTCTACATAAACTTGTTTAGAATCTGGTACGTGATTTAGTACGTACTTTataagatattattattatcatcatcatcgtaagtaTTTCTTTAATATTGTATCAAACCCTAAGGTTCGTAGCGAACGACAGTGTTATAAAGAAATGTGCAGTTGTggaaggcgggggcgggggaagggggggtgttgttttttcatgacttttttgtttgtttgttcatttctttgttttgttttgtttagtttgtttttttcttgttcagaaCTTACTGatatggatttctttttcttcctttttatttttcacgTGTTGAACTTCGTTGATTTCTTTAGTGAACTAATCACTGCAAATCCTATCCTTGCTGTGGATGATATATCAACTAAatgttatccctctctctctctctctctctctctctctctctctctctctccatgtcatgGGTTTATGATATCGCAATTCTTTGGGATATCCTCGACGTTGAAaatttgaaatgaaattaaaaaaaaaaaaaaagcaacaacaacaaaggattcTTGATTTATTCTGACATGATTCGCTTGAGCGTGTAATACAGATTTGCTGCATGTGCAAACGCATAGAATGAATTACTTATTTGCTGTTCCCTGTTGTCCTGTATTAAGTTACATAAGAAACAACACCATTCGTCGTTGTGCTGTGTCAAGTGATAAAAGATACACATCGTTCTTCGTTGTTCTGTGTttagtgattcttcttcttcttctcttcttctttgttcgtgggctgcaactcccacgttcactcgtatatacacgagtgggcttttacgtgtatgaacgtttttaccccgccatgtaggcagccatactccgctttcgggggtgtgcatgctgggtatgtacttgtttccataacccaccgaacgctgacatggattacaggatctttaacgtgcgtatttgatcttttgcttgcgtatacacacgaagggggttcaggcactagcaggtctgcacatatgttgacctgggagatcggaaaaatctccaccctttaacccaccaggcgccgtcaccgagattcgaacccgggaccctcagattgaaagtccaacgctttaaccattcggctattgcgcccgtctgtgtttAGTGATATAAGAAACAACATCATTCACCGCTGTCCTGTGTTTAGCGATATAAGAAACACCGTTCTACGTTGTCCTGTGTTTAGTGATACAAGAAACAACGTCATTCATCGCTGTCCTGTGTTTAGTGATATAAGAAACACCGTTCTACGTTGTCCTGTGTTTAGTGATACAAGAAACAACGTCATTCATCGCTGTCCTGTGTTTAGTGATAAAAGAAACAATACCGTTCTACGTTGTCCTGTGTGAAGTGATATAAGAAACAACGTCATTTCTTCGTTGTCCCGAATTAAGTGATACAAGAAATATCACCGTACTTCGCTGTCCCGTATTAAGCGATAGGAAATAACATGATGTATCACGGaaatgtgagagaaagacagggagatagggaaaGGGAGATACATACAGAGGAGGGgaactgagacacacagagacagatgaggggtgggggcgggtggggaagAGGTAAGAAGACAGATACTGAGAGGCGGAGATGTGTCACATTAGTGGACTGAGGAAACTCAAGAGGTTGTGTCCGGTATCGGCTCTTCTATAAATACCAGTGCAGTTCCGGGTACGAAGAAGTTTGGGCACTGAGCCAACAGTGGCAAACATACGCATGTGaacacatatttacacatattTATGATAACAGACTATTTTTCTTTATATCTTAGCAATGAGTTATTCCACATAAGCCGTTTTGAAAATTATGCATATTGATTTCTTCTTCAATGAACAAGTTCTTGATTTCCAGATGCGTTCGCGGAACTGTTCTCCAGAATGTATTTGGAATAGTTTTAGTATATGGTTAGCTTGGCGACAGTTTATTTCAAAAGCTATGACACCTGTTGCAGGTCTCTGAAAGCGCTGTTTTGGAATATGGCTCCAGTTATCTTTTGATGTATACAGTTAGTCAACACACTGTAAATACAGTACTTTTTTGAAAATTAGTATGTTAATCATTTTACCCCATCTTCTCCATAACCCCCTTCCATTATCTTCCTTTTAATTTtctaatattttaaaaaatctaaatAACATTATTTTCTTTGACAGATAAATATACGTAATGCTCTGTTTATGCTGTTAAGTacgaaactttttttattttttatttaaacgTGTAGAAATAGCGCACAATTTCAAATATCCAGGGACTGTAGTTGACCATTTGATGCAGTCATCAAACAAATATCACCAGAAACAACCCATTTTTACTGCGAAACTAATGCAGTTTTAATCTAGGTCCAACATACCCTAAAGCTGGTGAAGTCTGTAAAGTGTCATGATTGCGGCTTCGTTTGAAAATCTGTCGGAAAGTTGGGGCAAACTGTAAACCTGGCCCCGTGAGCCAGCCACAGCAACGATTCAACACTGACGAATCCGCTCTTAGCAGAAAACCACACCAAATTTTCAGCGATTCCATTTATCCACTTTGTCTTCCAAAAAAATTCACCTGATAAGTCAGTATAAAATGACTATCGCAAAAAGGAATCTTATGATAtctttatcaaaacaaaacaaaaataaagattgTTTGTTAACGTGGCATGGtaagtgtgtgaggggaggggtttgggagggggtggggggtggggcgggggagtaTAGGGAGGGCGGAATAGACacttctctgcgtgtgtgtgtgtgtgtgtgtgtgtgtttccggggtgagggggggttactGCATGCTTAGCGTATTAGTCGCAGATTAAACTTTGTTTATTTATAGTCGTTTCAGCTGTTGGTGTCTTGTAATACGTTACATGCACCTTATCTTAATGTTTCCCTTTTTGCAAAGTTATTGATATGTACATAGTAATCGAGAGAGCGTGTACCGGTTGCTTATTAATTTCAATCTACTTGAATTTTAAAATTTCTTACTGAATGTTTCCCTGTGACATGATGATTAATATGTACATGATATTCAAGGCTGGGTGTACtggttattcatttgttttcgtTTCAATTATTTCATGTGTTGGCGAGCATTTGAATGATCCGAAAGAAAATATTCTGATTCAATTGTTTGAGGCAGGCAATAAAGTCTTTTGACCTGAACTGAAAGGAATGGAATATGAATTTAATTGAAGTCTGTTATTCTGGTTCTATTAATATCAATGTGGTCATCATACAACAAGTTTTGAAATAGTACCAGATCTACTGCTATTTTTCTTTCTAGAAATATTAACTTTTACTCTTAAAGAACGTTACTATCAATCAAAAGAAATAGTGTTAACTgatatcagaatcagtatcagtattaatGTCAGTATAGGTCACTTTAAATATAATATCCTTCATACGGAATATTTCATTTTAAATTTGAACCTCATtgaattttgtctttgttttgcatATAGCATTTTTAAAACATTGTGTCATGAATCTTGCACTGTGATTTTGAACCTGAAATATTGCCCTTCATATGACACGCCATGATGCTTGTGTCTGGCATCGAATCTTGCAACCTACATATGCAATCTAGTATACTGGATGTCAAAACCATTAATCTTGCGGTGTATATTTTCATTAATCTTGTGTTTTGAATTTCATGTCTTCTATCTTGAAGCCTGTTTGATTGTGCGTCTGTAATCTTGAATGGCATGTCTTGAGTCTTGTTCTTCGTGTCATGACTCGAAGTATATGGAGAATACTGGGCCTTTCATGTCTCAAAACTGAACCTTGCGTCCTTACTTTGTGCCTTGTAACTTGTGCCTGGAGTCTCGTGTCCCGTGCTGCTCACGCTTCGagtcattgtattatattgttcattattttctttcttattttgtatttttcctgcctgcagttttatttgttttcctatcgaagtggattttcctacataattttgccaggaacaacccttttattgccgtgggttcttttaagtgcgcttaagtgcatgctgtacacgggacctcggtttatcgtctcatccgaatgactagcgtccggaccaccactcaaggtctagtggaggggaagaaaaatacTGGTGAccctgagattcgaaccagtgtgctcagattctctcgcttcctttggcggacgtgttacctctgggccaacatcCCACATGTGTCTTCAGCCTTGGGTGTTTTGAGTGTGCAGGATGCAAGGGAGAAGAGTGCACGACGAGCAGAT
This genomic interval from Babylonia areolata isolate BAREFJ2019XMU chromosome 8, ASM4173473v1, whole genome shotgun sequence contains the following:
- the LOC143284824 gene encoding uncharacterized protein LOC143284824, yielding MARNRFAALVFAAILFVLFTGCKGEFCTTDKEYNVFGYTYETTYCPYDCCGTYPYQYCCGTASWLIGAIVGGVLGGIALISLIIVAICCFIKKQSHQGQVVGQAPVTHPPYTTNVAYSGTSAQYPMYPQYPAGAVPPPNYPYHHPTPAAAAAVTPETKGL